The Spirosoma foliorum genome has a window encoding:
- a CDS encoding LacI family DNA-binding transcriptional regulator, translated as METITIKDIARALNLSTSTVSRALRDSYEINPETKRLVVEYAERFNYQPNPIALSLKENRSRVIGVIVPQIANNYFSQAINGIDAVAYSRGYQVIIFQSHESYERELLTVQQAVARKADGLLISLSGSTSDVSHLRALQERKLPIVLFDRVSKDLKSLAVTADNFTGAFAATEHLIQSGRRRIAHLTIPSYISITQERLAGYRAALEKYGLPYDENLIRYSEFGQNNVEPVVNDLLDQSPDAFFAAGDRLALGCLAALKKRNVSIPEDVSLIGFTNTPVADLLAPPMSTVEQPALEIGQTAAELLIDQIEGKQKAAQPDMIRIPTRMIIRESSQPVGLRVGE; from the coding sequence TTGGAGACTATTACGATAAAAGATATTGCGCGTGCCTTAAACCTGTCAACCTCGACTGTCTCGCGGGCGTTGCGGGATAGTTATGAAATTAATCCGGAAACCAAGCGGCTGGTAGTTGAATACGCCGAGCGGTTCAATTACCAGCCAAATCCTATTGCTCTCAGTTTAAAGGAGAATCGAAGCCGGGTTATTGGTGTTATCGTTCCCCAAATTGCCAATAATTATTTTTCACAAGCCATCAATGGCATCGATGCCGTTGCCTATAGTCGAGGGTATCAGGTTATCATTTTTCAAAGCCACGAATCCTACGAGCGGGAGTTATTGACCGTGCAGCAGGCGGTTGCCCGAAAAGCAGATGGCTTGCTTATTTCCTTGTCGGGCAGTACGTCGGATGTGTCGCATCTACGCGCTTTACAGGAGCGGAAATTGCCTATCGTTCTCTTCGATCGCGTATCCAAAGACCTTAAATCGCTGGCCGTAACTGCCGATAATTTTACGGGTGCTTTTGCCGCAACGGAGCATTTAATTCAATCGGGCCGACGGCGCATCGCACACTTAACCATCCCGTCTTACATCTCCATCACGCAGGAGCGATTGGCGGGCTATCGGGCCGCCCTTGAGAAGTACGGATTGCCCTATGACGAAAACCTGATCCGGTATTCTGAATTTGGCCAGAACAATGTGGAGCCCGTTGTAAACGATTTACTGGATCAGTCGCCCGATGCCTTCTTTGCCGCTGGCGACCGACTTGCGTTGGGTTGTCTGGCTGCCCTGAAAAAACGCAATGTGTCTATTCCTGAGGACGTTTCGCTGATTGGGTTTACGAATACACCCGTAGCCGATTTACTGGCTCCCCCCATGAGTACCGTTGAGCAGCCCGCCCTTGAAATTGGTCAGACCGCTGCCGAACTACTTATCGATCAGATTGAAGGGAAACAAAAAGCAGCGCAACCCGACATGATTCGGATTCCAACCCGGATGATCATCCGCGAGTCGTCGCAGCCCGTTGGACTAAGGGTGGGCGAGTGA
- a CDS encoding DUF1330 domain-containing protein yields the protein MLYITQLIFIKEGQEQVFHQFEDIAIPTIAKYNGRLLLRVRPTDDAFIEHHINKPYEIHLVEFDAEQDFQNFMQDEERKKFLHLKEQSIKASILIKGTKL from the coding sequence ATGCTCTACATCACGCAATTAATTTTCATCAAAGAAGGCCAGGAGCAGGTATTTCATCAGTTTGAAGACATTGCCATTCCAACCATCGCGAAATACAACGGACGGCTCTTACTGAGAGTGCGGCCAACAGACGACGCGTTTATCGAGCATCACATCAACAAACCCTACGAAATTCACCTCGTCGAATTTGACGCCGAGCAGGATTTTCAAAACTTTATGCAGGACGAGGAACGAAAGAAGTTTCTGCACCTTAAAGAGCAGTCGATTAAAGCATCAATTCTGATTAAAGGGACGAAGTTATAA
- a CDS encoding SRPBCC family protein, translated as MATEFIPTIPDCEIVTSRIIHAPRKLVFRAWTEPDHLKNWWGPAGFTNTFTEFDLRVGGRWSFIMHGPEKGNYPNECEFLKIEEPALIAWKRYLKPLFRVVATFEEITLEQTKVTLRQIFDTAEEREKIEKFTVGKNDENFDRLEVELEEMAA; from the coding sequence ATGGCAACAGAATTTATTCCCACAATTCCTGACTGCGAAATTGTAACTTCACGAATTATACATGCACCCAGAAAACTCGTTTTCCGAGCCTGGACAGAGCCCGATCATCTAAAAAACTGGTGGGGGCCAGCCGGTTTCACCAATACGTTTACTGAGTTTGACTTACGGGTTGGCGGAAGATGGAGCTTTATCATGCACGGCCCAGAGAAAGGAAATTACCCCAATGAATGTGAGTTCCTGAAAATAGAAGAACCTGCCCTTATTGCCTGGAAACGATATTTAAAACCCCTGTTTCGAGTGGTTGCCACATTTGAAGAAATAACTCTGGAACAAACTAAAGTGACACTCAGACAGATTTTTGACACGGCTGAAGAACGTGAAAAAATAGAGAAATTCACTGTTGGCAAAAACGACGAGAACTTTGATCGGCTGGAAGTCGAACTAGAAGAAATGGCGGCCTAA
- a CDS encoding IS30 family transposase yields MKRVEDKSARNTGQAIIACLKESGLPVHTLTSDNGTEFAEYEQVAKTLKTSFYFAHPYHAWERGANEHNNKLIRQFIPKKMDFSQMNHQEVKPTKSGSMTIPARN; encoded by the coding sequence ATGAAACGAGTAGAGGATAAATCGGCTCGCAATACAGGGCAGGCTATTATTGCCTGCTTGAAAGAAAGCGGCTTACCCGTTCATACACTCACTTCAGATAATGGCACAGAGTTCGCCGAGTATGAGCAGGTGGCCAAGACTCTAAAAACCTCTTTTTATTTTGCTCATCCGTATCATGCCTGGGAACGGGGCGCAAACGAACATAATAATAAATTGATCCGCCAATTTATTCCTAAAAAGATGGATTTTTCGCAGATGAATCATCAGGAGGTAAAACCTACCAAGAGCGGATCAATGACCATCCCCGCAAGAAATTGA